A stretch of Spirosoma oryzicola DNA encodes these proteins:
- a CDS encoding TolC family protein, with amino-acid sequence MRYLLTLLGVTFGAISASAQSYHVITLPEALARANSDNPQVNVANLRIDKQRALIPGALSLSGPELIFEAPTTTRFQPGVLLPVSLPTVYKNQRIVQEQQVKLSQREKGITTNTLRYNVRTVYNNLLYLRESITNYRRQDSLLLVFTKVTETRQRVGQISRIEVLNARSQQQELNYQLDQTRARVRSSRIQLGLLIGTPNDTSLRVTGPFQRMNFAPDSKLAPLLASDSTFIRNPQTSFYEQNQQLSESLLKLEKKRRLPNIIVGYLNQGGPESPLLYRFRFGLSLPVWGWVARSRINAAQTDVAIAKSQITLNQYELRGDYDKAIADYLQYQEALDYYTVTGLPQAEEIIKAASDGYRLGSIGYYDYLLNVQQAFKIRQGYLDALLSFNQAVITLHYIKGE; translated from the coding sequence ATGAGATACCTATTGACACTACTGGGTGTAACTTTCGGAGCGATATCGGCTTCGGCTCAATCGTACCATGTTATTACACTGCCCGAAGCGCTCGCCCGCGCTAACAGCGATAACCCGCAGGTAAACGTGGCAAACCTTCGGATCGATAAACAACGAGCGCTGATTCCGGGCGCGCTGAGCCTGTCGGGTCCCGAACTTATTTTCGAAGCACCAACCACGACCCGATTCCAGCCCGGTGTTTTGCTGCCCGTGTCGCTGCCAACGGTGTATAAAAATCAGCGGATCGTGCAGGAGCAGCAAGTCAAGCTGAGCCAGCGGGAGAAAGGCATCACGACGAACACGTTGCGCTATAACGTGCGGACCGTCTACAACAATTTACTTTATCTGCGCGAAAGCATCACCAATTACCGACGTCAGGATAGTTTGTTGCTGGTATTCACCAAAGTAACCGAGACCCGCCAGCGTGTTGGTCAGATTTCACGCATCGAGGTGCTCAACGCGCGTTCGCAGCAGCAGGAGCTGAATTATCAGCTGGATCAGACCCGCGCCCGCGTTCGCAGCAGCCGGATTCAGTTGGGCTTGCTCATTGGAACGCCCAACGATACAAGCCTGCGTGTTACCGGGCCGTTTCAGCGAATGAATTTCGCTCCCGATAGTAAGCTTGCTCCGCTACTGGCATCCGACAGCACCTTTATTCGTAATCCGCAAACAAGCTTCTATGAGCAGAATCAGCAGTTGAGCGAGTCGTTGTTGAAGCTGGAAAAAAAGCGCCGGTTACCTAATATCATCGTTGGGTATCTGAACCAGGGTGGGCCAGAATCACCACTTCTGTACCGATTCCGGTTTGGCCTTTCACTGCCGGTTTGGGGTTGGGTAGCCCGGTCGCGGATCAATGCCGCCCAGACTGACGTAGCCATTGCCAAAAGTCAGATTACCTTGAACCAGTACGAGCTTCGGGGCGACTACGACAAAGCGATTGCCGACTACCTACAGTATCAGGAAGCGTTGGATTACTATACGGTGACGGGGTTACCGCAGGCTGAAGAGATCATTAAAGCGGCTAGTGATGGCTACCGCCTGGGAAGCATCGGCTATTACGATTACCTGCTCAACGTACAGCAGGCCTTTAAAATCCGACAGGGTTATCTCGACGCCCTGCTTTCCTTCAATCAAGCTGTCATCACGTTGCACTATATCAAAGGCGAATAA
- a CDS encoding efflux RND transporter permease subunit encodes MIDRLIAYSVRSPWTLGLLLLGLIGYGTYSLKNLPIDAVPDVTNQQVDVITNSPNLSSLEIEKFITTPLEMAMANIPGLIEARSVSKFGSSVLKLIFTDETDIYWARQQVFERLEGVKADIPEGAGTPVLGPVSTGLGEIYQYVIRPEDPDHPRYTLTEIRTLQDWYIRRKLLGMPGVADVSGYGGYSKEYQAKLKPDRMRALGVTVDDLYAALSQGNGNTGGAYIEKDNKAYTIRGIGLVNNLDEIAQTVVRKNGNAPVLVRDVADVEMGHALRFGALSQNGTGEVAGGSILMMKGANGNEVIGRLKDKFAEIQAGLPDGLIIEPFLDRSKIVSAAIETVAHNLIEGAAIVVIVILVLLGNWRASLLAASVIPLAMLFAFIWMRQFDLVGNIMSLGAIDFGLLVDPAIIVVESAVLFLAVAMARRQEEKTRADGTASRLTYKDRQEVVIASTSDVKRSVVFGGLIILIVYFPILTLEGVEGKMFSPMAKTVGFAILGALLLSITYVPMMSALLLRPPKSLHDHGFSEKIVQFFYRLLRPVLVAGLRAKLVVVGVAAGILVAGIIGFTRIGGEFIPKLQEGDMMIDMDLPTGTPLTESIRLSRTFQESLLKAFPDEIKGVVSKIGTSEVKVDPLPLESQELYLSLTDKHTWKKAATQEDLAVEVNKFMAQFPGPIYAITQPIESRVNDMMNGARTDVVAQLYGDNLDTLVAKMRSIIQVIRQVPGAVDVKASKVFGLPQLNIKYDRQRLAVHGIKVEQINRAIQMAFGGATAGVVYEGDKRFDLTFRLAGADRVRPEAIENLLVNDQNNNPIPLRELAEISENVGPSEITHVDMKRVVNIGFNVRERDLESVVNDVMKAVGQRVKLPDDYSITYGGEFENFSRAKDRLALVLPVSLLVIFGLLYLTFGNFRDSLLIYAVVPLSAVGGIFSLLLRSMNFSISAGVGFIALFGVAVLNGILLVSHFNALADEGVTDPNERVLRGLQERLRPVLMTSFVAALGFMPMALSTSVGAEVQKPLATVVIGGLLTATVLTLIVLPVLYALFSPKTQQPKETEKEVNVA; translated from the coding sequence ATGATTGATCGCTTGATTGCCTACAGCGTCCGGAGCCCCTGGACACTAGGCCTGCTACTGCTTGGCCTGATCGGTTATGGTACGTATTCACTGAAAAATCTGCCCATTGATGCCGTTCCCGATGTGACGAATCAGCAGGTAGACGTGATTACGAACTCGCCAAACCTGTCGTCGCTCGAAATCGAGAAATTCATTACCACGCCCCTCGAAATGGCGATGGCTAACATCCCCGGCCTGATCGAAGCCCGGTCGGTATCAAAATTCGGCTCGTCGGTTCTCAAACTGATCTTTACCGACGAGACTGACATCTACTGGGCTCGTCAGCAGGTGTTCGAACGGCTCGAAGGGGTAAAAGCCGACATCCCAGAGGGGGCAGGTACACCCGTACTCGGTCCCGTCTCTACGGGTCTGGGCGAAATTTACCAGTACGTCATTCGCCCCGAAGACCCTGATCATCCACGGTATACGCTGACCGAAATACGAACCTTACAGGACTGGTACATCCGGCGCAAACTGCTGGGAATGCCGGGCGTTGCGGACGTAAGTGGGTACGGCGGCTACAGCAAAGAATACCAGGCCAAGCTCAAACCGGACCGGATGCGGGCGCTCGGCGTGACGGTCGATGATCTGTACGCAGCTCTTTCGCAGGGGAATGGCAACACGGGCGGGGCCTACATTGAAAAAGATAATAAAGCCTACACCATTCGTGGCATCGGGCTGGTCAATAACCTCGACGAAATTGCTCAGACAGTGGTCCGTAAAAACGGCAATGCGCCCGTGCTGGTCCGCGATGTGGCCGACGTAGAAATGGGTCACGCACTTCGTTTCGGGGCGCTGAGTCAGAATGGAACGGGTGAAGTAGCGGGCGGCTCCATCCTGATGATGAAAGGCGCTAACGGCAATGAGGTGATTGGACGGCTAAAAGACAAATTCGCCGAGATTCAGGCCGGACTACCCGACGGTTTGATCATCGAACCGTTCCTGGATCGTTCCAAAATCGTGAGTGCTGCCATCGAAACGGTAGCGCATAACCTCATCGAAGGAGCGGCCATTGTCGTCATTGTAATCCTAGTTTTACTCGGCAACTGGCGGGCGAGTTTGCTGGCGGCATCGGTCATTCCATTGGCGATGCTGTTTGCCTTTATCTGGATGCGTCAGTTCGATCTGGTCGGCAACATCATGAGTCTGGGTGCGATCGACTTTGGTCTGCTGGTCGATCCGGCTATCATCGTTGTCGAGTCGGCAGTCTTGTTTCTGGCGGTTGCCATGGCCCGTCGGCAGGAAGAAAAAACAAGAGCGGATGGGACAGCCAGCAGGCTGACGTACAAAGACCGCCAGGAGGTAGTCATTGCCTCTACCTCCGACGTTAAACGGTCGGTAGTCTTTGGCGGACTGATTATCCTGATCGTGTATTTTCCCATTCTGACGCTGGAAGGTGTTGAAGGAAAGATGTTTTCGCCAATGGCCAAAACGGTTGGTTTCGCCATTCTGGGCGCGCTGCTCCTGTCTATTACCTATGTGCCAATGATGAGCGCGCTGTTGTTACGCCCGCCCAAGTCGCTCCATGATCACGGTTTCTCCGAAAAAATTGTCCAGTTTTTTTATCGGTTACTTCGCCCGGTACTCGTGGCGGGATTGCGCGCCAAGCTGGTCGTGGTTGGCGTAGCCGCCGGTATTCTTGTAGCGGGCATTATCGGCTTTACCCGCATTGGTGGCGAGTTCATTCCCAAGTTGCAGGAAGGCGATATGATGATCGACATGGATTTACCGACCGGTACCCCCCTGACCGAATCCATCCGACTAAGCCGCACATTTCAGGAATCCCTGCTCAAAGCGTTTCCTGACGAAATCAAAGGGGTCGTTTCCAAGATCGGCACCTCCGAAGTAAAAGTCGATCCACTTCCGCTCGAATCGCAGGAGCTTTACCTGTCCCTGACGGACAAGCACACCTGGAAGAAAGCCGCTACGCAGGAAGACTTAGCCGTTGAGGTCAATAAATTCATGGCTCAGTTTCCGGGACCCATTTACGCCATCACGCAGCCCATTGAAAGCCGCGTGAACGACATGATGAACGGCGCCCGTACCGACGTAGTAGCTCAGCTTTACGGCGACAACCTGGATACACTGGTTGCCAAGATGCGTTCCATCATTCAGGTGATTCGGCAGGTTCCGGGTGCCGTTGATGTGAAGGCGAGCAAAGTGTTTGGTTTGCCCCAGCTCAATATCAAATACGACCGCCAACGACTGGCGGTCCACGGTATCAAAGTCGAGCAAATCAACCGGGCCATTCAGATGGCCTTTGGCGGGGCCACGGCGGGTGTCGTGTACGAAGGTGACAAACGCTTTGATCTGACGTTCCGCCTGGCGGGTGCTGACCGGGTACGTCCCGAAGCCATCGAAAACCTGCTCGTCAACGATCAGAATAACAATCCGATTCCGCTGCGCGAGCTGGCCGAAATCAGCGAAAATGTTGGCCCCTCCGAAATTACACACGTCGATATGAAACGGGTTGTCAACATCGGGTTTAACGTTCGGGAGCGTGATCTGGAATCGGTAGTCAACGACGTGATGAAAGCCGTCGGCCAGCGGGTTAAACTGCCGGATGATTACTCAATCACCTACGGGGGCGAATTCGAAAACTTCAGCCGCGCTAAAGATCGGCTGGCCCTGGTACTGCCGGTATCGCTGCTGGTCATCTTCGGCTTGCTTTACCTGACGTTCGGCAACTTCCGGGATAGTCTGCTCATCTACGCCGTGGTGCCTTTGTCGGCAGTAGGCGGAATTTTCTCCCTGCTCCTGCGAAGTATGAACTTCAGTATTTCAGCGGGTGTCGGCTTCATTGCCCTGTTCGGCGTAGCCGTATTGAACGGTATTCTGCTGGTCAGTCACTTCAATGCGCTGGCCGACGAAGGCGTCACCGACCCCAACGAGCGGGTGTTGCGGGGCCTACAGGAGCGCCTGCGTCCCGTGCTCATGACATCCTTCGTAGCAGCCCTTGGTTTCATGCCGATGGCCTTGTCTACCAGCGTAGGAGCCGAAGTTCAGAAGCCACTGGCAACGGTCGTAATCGGCGGACTACTAACCGCAACCGTACTGACACTGATTGTATTACCCGTTTTGTACGCCTTGTTTTCACCAAAAACGCAACAACCGAAAGAAACAGAAAAGGAGGTGAACGTAGCATGA
- a CDS encoding efflux RND transporter periplasmic adaptor subunit → MKRNPIIIYIGFLPLLGGLTSCGDSDGKDQATESKKTTVVTSTDTVRLTANQLKTVNIDLVDFEKRALKPIIYANGVIRLLPDSRAEVSSHIAGKIDRIFVREGQPVRKGQPIVRLSSFELLELQNDYAAAHADVEFLEAEYKRQDELRKSNIGVLAQFQSADAKLKAARARELALKDKLTIIGVGTSNIIQQRQVSLTSGLIIRSPIDGYVSKFHESLGALVEPQTLLAEIINPNRIEANVFVYEKDADYVREGQPVELQFVNRSIAPVKGRVTYIARSVNDENRAITLHVSFTRPKDELLAADMNVQARIIGTGERISEHTLPRTALLDDGDGKFVFVTTQSGADTIPFRKQKVEIVNQGDQFIEVRPVGKLPTAGLKIANNNVLALEAERKKNE, encoded by the coding sequence ATGAAACGCAACCCTATCATCATCTATATTGGATTCCTTCCACTGCTCGGCGGGCTAACCTCCTGCGGTGACTCTGACGGAAAAGATCAGGCTACCGAGTCGAAAAAAACAACGGTCGTTACGAGTACCGATACAGTGCGACTGACTGCCAATCAGTTGAAAACGGTCAATATCGATCTGGTCGATTTCGAAAAGCGGGCGCTGAAACCAATCATTTACGCAAATGGCGTTATTCGGCTGTTGCCCGACAGCCGCGCGGAAGTCAGCAGCCACATCGCGGGCAAGATCGACCGGATCTTTGTTCGCGAGGGTCAGCCCGTGCGTAAGGGGCAGCCGATTGTTCGTCTGTCAAGCTTCGAACTGCTGGAACTGCAAAACGACTATGCAGCTGCCCATGCCGATGTAGAGTTTCTGGAAGCGGAGTACAAACGGCAGGATGAACTCCGCAAAAGCAACATTGGCGTATTGGCCCAATTCCAGTCGGCTGACGCCAAACTGAAAGCAGCCCGCGCCCGCGAACTGGCGTTGAAAGACAAACTGACGATTATTGGCGTGGGTACATCCAACATCATTCAACAGCGTCAGGTAAGTCTCACATCGGGCCTCATCATTCGTTCACCGATTGATGGCTATGTCTCCAAATTTCACGAGAGCTTGGGTGCGTTGGTCGAACCGCAGACGCTGCTGGCCGAAATCATCAATCCCAACCGCATCGAAGCCAATGTATTCGTCTACGAAAAAGATGCCGATTACGTTCGCGAAGGCCAGCCCGTTGAGTTGCAATTTGTCAACCGCTCCATTGCACCAGTGAAGGGCCGCGTCACGTACATTGCCCGCTCGGTGAACGATGAAAACCGGGCCATTACGCTGCACGTCAGTTTTACCCGACCTAAAGATGAACTACTGGCGGCTGACATGAACGTACAGGCACGTATCATCGGTACCGGCGAGCGCATCAGTGAACATACCCTGCCGCGCACGGCTCTGCTGGATGACGGCGATGGCAAGTTTGTGTTTGTAACAACCCAATCGGGAGCCGATACAATTCCGTTCAGAAAGCAGAAGGTAGAGATTGTCAATCAGGGCGATCAGTTCATAGAGGTACGCCCGGTTGGCAAATTACCCACCGCCGGTCTGAAAATTGCCAACAATAACGTGCTGGCGCTGGAAGCCGAACGAAAGAAGAACGAATAA
- a CDS encoding fibronectin type III domain-containing protein, with the protein MHKHFTSLLTFLLLFSWLVSNQLWAQSRPQLPTCGTTDLTVEQARALVKQANLALERKRASGAAFTAITYVPIRPHIFRKSNGTEGFSLANLNQVMAITNSYYLSNGYGIQFYFSGTSPDYIDNDGLYSNFPYPEGSSVDGRDAPNAMNQYYVNSFANPGLGGYAYYPYDALFSTRSFIVASNSGSLEYLGNQLIPHELGHNFSLIHTFGQNPGNGTLGSGTTTELVTRGAGANCTTDGDLICDTPADPYNKAGASTIYVNGCPQYDPNSTARDANGEPYSPSITNIMSYYYPCTHDFTAGQFDRMQAALALRQSHTNYSLNAPPSNVTAPSNLIASLSGTIITLTWQDNSDNEMGFFIERSTSPNGSFVPVGGVGPNTTTFVDSKTTLQTRYYYRIRPSNTTTGSLSSTIDIVVSAGLTTTLVGNSAQLTWPALGTGITYEVQWRAVGDADWTSKPGIPSNTTILYGLASNATYEWRVRATGSDRYEGPVRFTIPCLQPTFPSAYSSRTSANIYWNGTAPNQTYTLRWRAAGTPDWTTVNSLTATSYSLTGLSPSTAYEWQVQSVCSPTVSTDFIALQTFSTLSCLPPYSLTAPYVVSASAYVTWYLNYYEVGRQSEIRYRPVGTADWKVISGLTTTDYTFTGLANDTQYEWQVKSICSAADQSDFSPSSYFTTRCLVPASLYSRATATGAALSWYINGSSESNSTYDIQYRPSGSTDWTTVSNQPSTFFSLTGLQTNSTYEWRVSHRCSSSTQSDYSAVATFTTQCNVPFTGGLYASFVTSSSAQLYWYVENEAGTTYEIRYRAMGNPDWTTVSSLTASLSNGSYNVTGLANNTTYEWQIKTTCSPSNNTAFVSGPAFTTRCRMPDNMYTGTITVTSASLNWNPTGIDVRYDLRYRRVGSADWISRDNLTGSAITLTDLATGTNYEWQLRTHCQDNQYSDYSATATFSTVPCSVPSSLYTHTITENSATFSWYFYGGTTDTRAEIRWRVVGSADWTIVSNLSIGNSGTYTLSGLANSTQYEWQIRSICSPTESSAFSNSSTFQTKAACDQMYTLRSGYWNEVAIWSCGRLPMASDVVRLKHAVTLPPTYQATIRSIFYEQPVKLTWMAGARLTLSQ; encoded by the coding sequence ATGCATAAACATTTTACCTCGCTTTTAACCTTTCTGCTTTTATTCTCATGGCTTGTCAGCAACCAGCTGTGGGCCCAGTCGCGTCCACAGCTGCCCACATGCGGTACAACCGATTTAACTGTAGAGCAAGCTCGTGCGCTGGTAAAGCAGGCGAATCTGGCACTCGAACGCAAACGAGCATCGGGAGCCGCCTTTACAGCAATTACCTACGTTCCCATTCGCCCTCACATTTTTCGGAAGAGCAATGGAACCGAAGGGTTCAGTCTGGCCAATCTGAATCAGGTCATGGCCATTACTAATAGCTATTACCTGTCAAACGGTTACGGTATTCAATTTTATTTTTCCGGCACCAGCCCCGATTACATTGACAACGATGGCTTGTATTCTAATTTTCCGTACCCGGAGGGTTCGTCGGTTGATGGCCGTGACGCGCCCAACGCCATGAATCAGTACTATGTCAATAGCTTTGCTAATCCAGGTTTGGGTGGCTATGCTTATTATCCGTACGACGCCCTCTTCTCTACTCGTTCGTTTATCGTAGCTAGCAATTCCGGTTCTCTCGAATACTTAGGCAACCAGTTGATTCCCCACGAGTTAGGGCATAACTTTAGCCTTATTCACACCTTTGGTCAAAATCCAGGAAATGGTACGCTAGGGAGTGGTACAACTACCGAGCTGGTTACGCGGGGAGCCGGGGCCAACTGCACGACAGACGGCGATTTAATCTGCGATACGCCCGCTGACCCCTATAACAAGGCAGGAGCATCAACAATTTACGTAAACGGTTGTCCGCAATACGATCCCAACAGTACGGCCCGCGATGCGAATGGAGAACCTTATTCGCCATCCATAACAAACATCATGTCGTATTATTATCCCTGTACGCACGATTTTACGGCGGGGCAGTTCGACCGGATGCAGGCGGCTCTGGCCCTTCGCCAAAGCCACACGAACTACTCCCTTAATGCGCCACCGAGCAACGTTACAGCACCCAGTAACCTGATCGCCAGCCTGAGCGGTACTATTATTACCTTGACCTGGCAGGATAATTCGGACAATGAGATGGGCTTTTTTATCGAACGCTCCACATCACCAAATGGGAGCTTTGTTCCCGTTGGCGGAGTAGGTCCCAACACAACCACTTTCGTTGATTCAAAAACAACCCTGCAAACTCGATACTACTACCGGATACGTCCTTCGAATACAACTACGGGCAGCCTTAGCTCAACCATTGACATTGTGGTCAGTGCTGGTCTGACGACAACCCTCGTCGGTAATAGCGCACAACTGACCTGGCCTGCTTTAGGAACCGGTATCACTTACGAAGTGCAATGGCGGGCCGTTGGTGACGCCGACTGGACCAGTAAACCCGGTATACCATCCAATACGACCATTCTCTATGGATTGGCCAGCAACGCTACCTACGAATGGCGGGTCCGCGCCACGGGCAGTGACCGATATGAAGGGCCGGTTCGTTTTACTATCCCCTGTTTGCAGCCAACCTTCCCGAGTGCGTATTCATCACGCACATCAGCCAACATCTACTGGAATGGCACAGCTCCTAACCAAACGTATACTCTACGCTGGCGGGCAGCCGGAACCCCTGACTGGACAACGGTCAACAGCCTAACAGCCACGTCTTATTCGCTCACTGGTTTATCCCCTTCGACGGCCTACGAATGGCAGGTTCAAAGCGTCTGCTCACCAACGGTCAGTACTGATTTTATTGCCCTTCAGACCTTCTCGACCTTATCCTGCCTGCCTCCTTACTCACTGACAGCACCTTATGTAGTATCGGCATCCGCTTATGTGACCTGGTATCTGAACTATTACGAAGTCGGTCGTCAATCAGAGATTCGCTACCGTCCGGTAGGAACCGCAGACTGGAAGGTGATTTCAGGATTGACTACGACTGACTATACGTTTACGGGCTTGGCAAACGATACGCAATACGAATGGCAGGTCAAAAGTATTTGCTCGGCAGCAGACCAGTCTGATTTTTCGCCGTCGAGCTACTTCACGACGCGCTGTCTGGTTCCTGCAAGCCTATACAGTAGAGCAACGGCCACCGGCGCTGCGTTATCGTGGTACATAAACGGAAGTTCCGAATCAAACAGTACCTATGACATTCAGTACCGGCCTTCGGGAAGCACCGACTGGACCACTGTCAGTAACCAGCCTTCTACGTTCTTTTCGCTGACGGGTTTACAGACTAATAGCACCTACGAATGGCGTGTCAGTCACCGGTGTTCGTCCAGTACCCAATCCGATTATTCGGCAGTCGCTACATTTACAACGCAATGCAATGTCCCGTTCACAGGTGGCCTTTACGCTTCCTTCGTGACCTCTTCGTCGGCACAGTTATACTGGTACGTAGAGAACGAAGCAGGAACTACCTACGAGATACGGTACCGGGCCATGGGCAATCCTGACTGGACGACGGTTAGTAGCCTGACGGCTTCGCTTTCCAACGGTAGCTATAACGTAACCGGCTTAGCAAATAACACCACGTATGAATGGCAGATCAAAACAACGTGCTCACCGTCGAACAACACCGCCTTTGTGTCGGGGCCTGCTTTTACCACCCGATGCCGAATGCCAGACAATATGTACACTGGTACGATTACAGTAACAAGTGCCAGTCTGAACTGGAATCCGACGGGAATCGATGTCCGTTACGATCTACGCTACCGTCGGGTAGGCTCAGCAGACTGGATATCGCGCGATAATCTGACGGGCAGTGCTATAACTCTTACGGATCTTGCAACAGGTACGAATTATGAATGGCAGTTACGAACGCATTGTCAGGACAACCAGTATTCGGACTATTCGGCAACGGCTACCTTTTCAACGGTACCCTGCTCTGTTCCCAGTTCATTGTATACGCATACGATTACCGAAAACTCGGCAACGTTTAGCTGGTATTTTTACGGCGGAACTACCGACACGCGGGCGGAGATCCGCTGGCGGGTGGTAGGCTCAGCAGACTGGACAATCGTCAGTAACCTCTCCATCGGAAATTCTGGTACTTATACGCTAAGCGGACTAGCCAACTCCACGCAGTATGAGTGGCAAATCAGAAGTATTTGTTCGCCGACTGAAAGCTCTGCCTTTTCGAACTCGTCTACGTTTCAGACAAAAGCTGCCTGCGACCAGATGTACACGCTTCGGAGCGGCTACTGGAACGAGGTTGCTATCTGGTCGTGTGGCCGTCTGCCTATGGCTTCGGATGTGGTACGGCTGAAACACGCGGTAACGCTTCCACCAACCTACCAGGCAACAATTCGTAGTATTTTCTATGAACAGCCGGTCAAATTAACGTGGATGGCCGGCGCTCGCTTAACATTAAGCCAATAG
- a CDS encoding glycoside hydrolase family 43 protein: MRFICAILVALSTTLHCVAQPTQPPGTTLTYRNPVIAGDFADPSVIRVGNTYYAVGTSSEWGPAYPIYTSTDLVNWTHVGSVFNTIPDWTMGSFWAPELFFRNGTFYVYYTARRKSDKHSYIGVASTRDIRQGFTDHGLLLEWTTEAIDAFVLEEDGKLYITWKAYGLDKGKDIEILGAELAADGLKVTGKAFSMLKAERNNWEGGGAEGQAIVKRGRYYYMTYSGNSCCGAGCNYQVGVARAEKLQGPWVKYTGNPVLVSDQTWKCPGHGTIVTTPDNRYFYLHHAYNGVDFTQTGRQGVLSELVWDDKTQWPTFRYGTTTPAQAESPGKTKQQQPDLTANFGEKSNDIPWVWDVSSPKPVFSVHDNQLHLTNRQSGPMGSFLGLVIKKGTYTFAADVTPQADVLQSICLYGDASNALGLGVRKGSLELWQIKDGTRTVLESKSIPDDVPSVNVQLKSRFGQFYEFSWKTKEAQPQLLTKTPLDGSYLPRWDRAPRIGISVSGAANSSSTIRSVEMKYE; this comes from the coding sequence ATGCGATTTATTTGCGCCATTCTCGTCGCTCTATCAACTACGCTGCATTGCGTGGCCCAGCCGACTCAGCCACCGGGTACCACCCTTACATACCGAAATCCGGTCATTGCGGGTGACTTCGCCGATCCCTCCGTTATTCGCGTGGGTAACACCTACTACGCAGTCGGAACGTCATCGGAGTGGGGACCGGCATACCCTATCTACACCTCCACTGATCTGGTCAACTGGACGCATGTCGGGTCTGTTTTCAATACGATACCGGACTGGACGATGGGCAGTTTTTGGGCACCGGAGCTTTTCTTCCGGAACGGTACTTTTTACGTGTACTACACGGCCCGTCGAAAATCCGATAAGCATTCATACATCGGTGTCGCCAGCACCCGCGACATTCGGCAGGGGTTTACCGATCATGGTTTACTGCTGGAATGGACGACCGAAGCGATCGATGCTTTTGTGCTTGAAGAAGATGGTAAACTGTACATCACCTGGAAAGCCTACGGGCTGGATAAAGGAAAGGATATTGAAATTCTGGGAGCGGAACTGGCTGCGGACGGACTGAAGGTGACTGGAAAGGCATTTTCAATGCTGAAAGCTGAGCGGAACAACTGGGAAGGGGGTGGGGCCGAAGGACAGGCAATTGTTAAACGAGGCCGTTACTATTACATGACGTATTCGGGAAATTCCTGTTGCGGAGCGGGTTGCAATTATCAGGTTGGGGTGGCCCGCGCGGAAAAATTGCAGGGTCCCTGGGTCAAATACACGGGAAATCCGGTGTTGGTGAGCGATCAAACCTGGAAATGTCCCGGACATGGAACAATCGTGACTACGCCGGATAATCGCTATTTTTATCTGCATCATGCCTACAACGGCGTCGATTTTACGCAAACGGGCCGTCAGGGGGTGCTCAGCGAACTGGTTTGGGACGACAAAACCCAGTGGCCTACGTTCCGGTACGGGACGACAACGCCCGCTCAGGCGGAATCGCCGGGCAAAACGAAGCAACAGCAGCCCGACCTGACCGCGAATTTTGGTGAAAAGTCAAACGATATACCCTGGGTGTGGGATGTCAGCTCACCCAAACCGGTCTTTTCGGTCCATGACAATCAATTGCATCTGACGAATAGGCAGTCTGGACCGATGGGTAGTTTTCTGGGGCTGGTTATCAAAAAAGGAACGTACACGTTTGCTGCTGATGTGACTCCCCAGGCGGATGTGCTTCAGAGCATATGTTTGTACGGAGATGCCAGTAACGCCCTGGGACTTGGCGTGCGCAAAGGATCGCTTGAGCTTTGGCAGATCAAAGACGGAACACGGACGGTGTTGGAGAGTAAGTCAATTCCTGATGACGTCCCTTCCGTCAACGTGCAGTTGAAAAGCCGGTTCGGGCAGTTCTACGAATTTAGCTGGAAGACTAAAGAAGCGCAGCCGCAATTACTGACCAAAACGCCACTGGATGGCTCGTATCTGCCCCGCTGGGACCGGGCTCCCCGCATCGGCATCAGCGTTTCTGGAGCGGCCAATAGCAGCAGCACGATTCGATCCGTCGAGATGAAATACGAGTAA